The Streptomyces sp. NBC_00335 DNA window GCAGGAACAGCGGGCGCCCGATGCCGCCCGCGTCGAGCAGCTCCTTGAGCCGCGCGTACTCGGCGTCGTAGCGCCGCATGAAGCCGACCTGGACGAGCCGGCGGCCCAGCCGTGCCTCCGCCTCCATGATCCGCAGGGAGCCCGCCGGATCGGGGGTCAGCGGCTTCTCGCAGAGCACCGGCAGCCGCCGCTCCAGCGCGTGCAGGATCGCTTCCTCATGGGCGGGCCCGGGCGAGGCGATCAGTACGGCGTCCACCCCGGGCGCCGCTATCGCGGCCGCCGGATCGGTGTGCGCGCTCGCCCCCTCCAGACCGGACGCGACCTCCTTGACCCGGTCCCCGTCCGGGTCGGCCACGGCCACCACCCGGGCCCCGCCGACCGTCCGGCCGAAGCGGCGGACGTGGTCGGAGCCCATCTTCCCGGTACCGATGACGGCGATGCCGAGCGTGCTGGTCATGTCGTGTTCCTCCACGAGGGTGCGTAGGGCAGTTACGGTCATGGGGTCCGGTTCAGCGGGCGCCGCAGGAGCGCAGGTGGGCCCGGGTGCGGCGGGCGATCGGCAGCGGCCGGTCGGGCGGGCACGGGTACATGTCCTGCTCCACGATGGCGAACAGGTCCACGCCGAGCCGCTCGGCGGCCGCCAGCACCGGTTCCAGCGCGGGCACCCCCGCCGGCGGCTCGCACATCACCCCGCGGGCCACGGCCGGCCCGAAGGGGACCTGGTCCCGGACCACTTCGGCGAGGATCCGCGGATCGACCTGCTTGAGGTGGAGGTAGCCGATGCGCTCGCCGAAGGTCTCGATCGCCCGCACGCTGTCGCCGCCGCAGTACGCGTAGTGCCCGGTGTCCAGGCAGAGGGAGACCAGCGCCGGGTCCGTGGCGTCGAGGAAGCGGGCCACGTTCTCGGGAGTGTCGATGTGGGTGTCCGCGTGCGGGTGGACGACGATCCGCAGCCCGTACTCGTCCTGGACCCGCTTTCCCAGCCGCTCGGTCTGCGTGGTCAGTTCGTGCCAGGCCCCGGGGCCGAGGGTGCGGTCCTCCAGCACCTCGCCGGTCTTGTCGTCCCGCCAGAAGGAGGGGATCACCACGAGGTGCGCCGCGCCCATGGCCCGGGTGAGCTCCGCGATCCGCGACACGTGCTCCCAGGTGTCCTCCCACACGGCGGGCCCGTGATGGAGTCCGGTGAAGACGGTTCCCGCGGAGACCCGCAGGCCGCGCGCCCCGACCTCGTCGGCGAGCCGGACGGGATCGGTGGGGAGATAGCCGTAGGGGCCGAGCTCGATCCACTCGTACCCGGCTTCGGCGACCTCGTCGAGGAACCGCTCCCACGGGGTCTGCCGGGGATCGTCGGGGAACCAGACCCCCCACGAGTCCGGAGCCGAACCGACGCGGATACGGGTCAACGCGGTTGGTGAGGACGTCATACGGCCACCTTAGGGTGCGAGGCTCTT harbors:
- a CDS encoding sugar phosphate isomerase/epimerase family protein gives rise to the protein MTSSPTALTRIRVGSAPDSWGVWFPDDPRQTPWERFLDEVAEAGYEWIELGPYGYLPTDPVRLADEVGARGLRVSAGTVFTGLHHGPAVWEDTWEHVSRIAELTRAMGAAHLVVIPSFWRDDKTGEVLEDRTLGPGAWHELTTQTERLGKRVQDEYGLRIVVHPHADTHIDTPENVARFLDATDPALVSLCLDTGHYAYCGGDSVRAIETFGERIGYLHLKQVDPRILAEVVRDQVPFGPAVARGVMCEPPAGVPALEPVLAAAERLGVDLFAIVEQDMYPCPPDRPLPIARRTRAHLRSCGAR